In Lycium ferocissimum isolate CSIRO_LF1 chromosome 11, AGI_CSIRO_Lferr_CH_V1, whole genome shotgun sequence, a single genomic region encodes these proteins:
- the LOC132037642 gene encoding nuclear transcription factor Y subunit B-10-like produces MSGENTVNPASDSGPSNTGTSTEVDEQLAKGLQDLHLPVANVTRIMRRNLPQHAKVTMATKETVQKLVTRFINHITKKANERCQREQRKTVTAEDLLWAMNELGLSNYVEPLTLYLYKYREQEEADSSLNSHRSNIVKPNFELALAPPTAPAQILPISFAPTPQYSYPHYPPNGLFFDLAAPAMMNGNMTFRNRRLTNDDGPDESSNSSSTNYGLHGVKDPYEQWK; encoded by the exons ATGTCTGGAGAGAACACTGTGAATCCAGCTTCAGATTCAG gtCCGAGTAACACTGGCACTAGCACGGAGGTGGACGAGCAACTAGCCAAGGGCCTGCAGGATTTGCACCTCCCCGTCGCCAACGTGACGAGAATCATGCGCCGAAATCTTCCGCAACACGCAAAAGTCACCATGGCCACGAAAGAGACAGTCCAAAAATTAGTGACCCGTTTTATCAACCACATCACTAAAAAAGCTAACGAACGCTGCCAAAGGGAGCAAAGGAAGACTGTGACAGCTGAGGATCTTCTTTGGGCCATGAACGAACTTGGGTTGAGTAACTATGTTGAACCTCTCACCTTGTACCTCTACAAGTATCGTGAACAGGAGGAAGCTGATAGTTCTTTGAACTCACACAGGTCCAATATTGTGAAGCCCAATTTTGAACTTGCGCTTGCACCACCTACTGCGCCAGCCCAAATTTTACCAATAAGTTTTGCGCCAACACCACAGTATTCGTACCCCCATTATCCTCCTAATGGGTTGTTCTTTGATCTTGCTGCACCAGCCATGATGAATGGCAACATGACTTTCAG GAATAGAAGGCTGACAAATGATGATGGTCCTGATGAGTCATCCAATTCAAGTTCTACTAACTATGGTTTGCATGGGGTTAAAGATCCATATGAACAATGGAAATGA
- the LOC132037425 gene encoding nuclear transcription factor Y subunit B-6-like isoform X1, translated as MSGRNTMNRASNSGLRNTGIDTEAEQLARRLHHLHLPVANVTRIMRQILPQHARVTDDTRETVPQLVTHFIHHITKKANERCQREQRRTVTAEDVLWAMNKIGLTNYVGPLTLYLHKYREQEAESSLNSRKSNIMRPNFELALAQPTGSASVFPINCPPMQTYSSPYFPPNGLFYDHAAATMRGFNMNFRNEMVVNDDSPAESSSSSSSSNYGLPGINDPYGQ; from the exons ATGTCTGGAAGGAACACTATGAATCGAGCTTCAAACTCAG GTCTACGTAACACTGGCATTGACACAGAGGCCGAGCAACTAGCCAGGCGGCTGCACCATTTGCACCTCCCTGTCGCCAATGTGACGAGAATCATGCGCCAGATTCTTCCGCAGCACGCAAGAGTCACAGACGACACGAGAGAGACGGTCCCACAACTTGTGACCCATTTTATCCACCACATCACTAAAAAAGCTAACGAACGTTGCCAAAGGGAGCAACGGAGGACTGTGACAGCTGAGGATGTTCTTTGGGCAATGAACAAAATTGGGCTGACAAACTACGTTGGGCCTCTTACGTTGTATCTCCACAAGTATCGTGAACAGGAAGCTGAGAGTTCTTTGAACTCACGCAAGTCCAATATTATGAGGCCTAATTTTGAACTTGCTCTTGCACAGCCAACTGGGTCAGCCTCAGTTTTTCCAATTAACTGTCCACCAATGCAGACTTATTCGTCCCCTTATTTTCCTCCGAATGGGTTGTTCTATGATCATGCAGCTGCCACGATGAGAGGCTTTAATATGAATTTCAG GAATGAAATGGTGGTAAATGATGATAGTCCCGCTGAGTCTTCgtcttcttcaagttcttctAACTATGGTTTGCCTGGGATTAATGATCCATATGGACAGTGA
- the LOC132037425 gene encoding nuclear transcription factor Y subunit B-6-like isoform X2 — translation MSGRNTMNRASNSEAEQLARRLHHLHLPVANVTRIMRQILPQHARVTDDTRETVPQLVTHFIHHITKKANERCQREQRRTVTAEDVLWAMNKIGLTNYVGPLTLYLHKYREQEAESSLNSRKSNIMRPNFELALAQPTGSASVFPINCPPMQTYSSPYFPPNGLFYDHAAATMRGFNMNFRNEMVVNDDSPAESSSSSSSSNYGLPGINDPYGQ, via the exons ATGTCTGGAAGGAACACTATGAATCGAGCTTCAAACTCAG AGGCCGAGCAACTAGCCAGGCGGCTGCACCATTTGCACCTCCCTGTCGCCAATGTGACGAGAATCATGCGCCAGATTCTTCCGCAGCACGCAAGAGTCACAGACGACACGAGAGAGACGGTCCCACAACTTGTGACCCATTTTATCCACCACATCACTAAAAAAGCTAACGAACGTTGCCAAAGGGAGCAACGGAGGACTGTGACAGCTGAGGATGTTCTTTGGGCAATGAACAAAATTGGGCTGACAAACTACGTTGGGCCTCTTACGTTGTATCTCCACAAGTATCGTGAACAGGAAGCTGAGAGTTCTTTGAACTCACGCAAGTCCAATATTATGAGGCCTAATTTTGAACTTGCTCTTGCACAGCCAACTGGGTCAGCCTCAGTTTTTCCAATTAACTGTCCACCAATGCAGACTTATTCGTCCCCTTATTTTCCTCCGAATGGGTTGTTCTATGATCATGCAGCTGCCACGATGAGAGGCTTTAATATGAATTTCAG GAATGAAATGGTGGTAAATGATGATAGTCCCGCTGAGTCTTCgtcttcttcaagttcttctAACTATGGTTTGCCTGGGATTAATGATCCATATGGACAGTGA